In Xylanibacter ruminicola 23, a single genomic region encodes these proteins:
- a CDS encoding UDP-glucose dehydrogenase family protein, whose amino-acid sequence MNIAIVGTGYVGLVTGTCFAEMGAHVTCVDVDAQKIQKLKDGIMPIYEPGLEELVKRNVGFERLKFTTDLTEVLDDVEVVFSAVGTPPDEDGSADLKYVLAVARQFGQNINKYTILVTKSTVPVGTAKKVKAVIQEELDKRGVNVPFDVASNPEFLKEGAAIKDFMSPDRVVVGTESEKAKEVMTRLYKPFLINNFRVIFMDIPSAEMTKYAANAMLATRISFMNDIANLCERVGANVDSVRKGIGTDSRIGSKFLYAGCGYGGSCFPKDVKALVHTGMDNGYHMEVIEAVERVNEKQKSIVYDKIIKAVGEVQGKTIAILGLAFKPETDDMREAPALVVIDKLLRDGATVRVFDPIAMDECKRRIGDVVTYCTNMYDAADGADVFALMTEWRQFRMPSWNVIKKVMTGNVVVDGRNIYDRQELEELGFVYTRIGEK is encoded by the coding sequence ATGAATATTGCAATAGTAGGAACAGGCTATGTGGGCCTGGTAACGGGAACTTGTTTTGCTGAGATGGGCGCACATGTTACTTGTGTGGATGTTGATGCGCAGAAGATACAGAAGCTTAAGGATGGCATTATGCCTATCTATGAGCCTGGACTCGAAGAACTCGTTAAACGTAATGTGGGTTTCGAACGCCTTAAGTTTACTACCGACCTTACCGAGGTGCTCGACGATGTAGAAGTAGTATTCTCGGCTGTTGGTACACCTCCTGATGAGGATGGCTCAGCCGATCTGAAATATGTACTGGCTGTAGCCCGTCAGTTTGGTCAGAATATCAATAAGTATACCATTCTGGTCACCAAGTCAACCGTACCTGTTGGTACCGCTAAGAAGGTTAAGGCTGTCATTCAGGAAGAGTTGGATAAACGAGGAGTCAATGTCCCCTTCGATGTAGCCAGCAACCCCGAGTTCTTAAAAGAGGGTGCAGCTATTAAGGATTTTATGAGTCCCGATCGCGTGGTAGTAGGTACCGAGAGCGAGAAGGCCAAGGAGGTGATGACTCGCCTTTATAAGCCATTCCTCATTAATAACTTCCGTGTTATCTTTATGGATATACCATCAGCCGAGATGACCAAGTATGCAGCCAATGCCATGTTGGCTACACGAATCAGCTTTATGAACGATATTGCCAACCTTTGTGAGCGTGTTGGCGCCAATGTGGATAGTGTTCGTAAGGGCATCGGTACCGACTCTCGTATTGGTTCCAAGTTCCTTTATGCTGGTTGTGGCTATGGCGGCAGCTGTTTCCCAAAGGATGTTAAGGCTTTGGTACATACCGGTATGGATAATGGCTACCACATGGAGGTGATCGAGGCTGTAGAACGTGTTAACGAAAAGCAGAAATCGATAGTATATGATAAGATTATCAAGGCAGTAGGTGAAGTTCAAGGTAAAACGATAGCTATCCTTGGTTTAGCCTTTAAGCCCGAAACCGACGATATGCGCGAGGCACCTGCTTTGGTGGTTATTGATAAACTGCTGAGAGATGGTGCAACGGTTAGAGTATTCGACCCCATTGCGATGGACGAATGTAAACGCCGCATTGGTGATGTAGTTACTTATTGTACTAATATGTACGATGCTGCCGATGGTGCTGATGTGTTTGCCCTGATGACCGAGTGGCGCCAGTTCCGCATGCCTTCGTGGAATGTCATCAAGAAAGTAATGACTGGCAATGTAGTTGTTGATGGTCGTAATATCTACGATCGTCAGGAACTGGAGGAACTGGGGTTTGTCTATACTAGGATAGGCGAGAAGTAA
- a CDS encoding AAA family ATPase: MKNIIKSVSIRGLWDVKHIRIDFFEDVNILIGGNGSGKTTFLRIVEALLNLDLGAIDDIVFSEVEITIHDEEEKTIMIQRIMDDLVTPSYRYIFPDGEVIDMRSDGRFFFRARSTSRNLYQHLRERLEELVNVSWLSINRISENSEKPDRKLLDTNRTDVDLKLNLLMTQIVSYRLQLETKVNERTRKFNEEIVSMMLYNKAYDNIPTYEQFQTLKGYTTENIVTELHRVFSYFGDARMHTQDIKVHAERIKDVINKIDNRDDSLSAEEMLSISLMNRTAAILKLSAEYQTERAQILEPIKMYVDIVEQYFKDKHIEFDSMSSRLIPIVKIGNKNERSLDMNALSSGEKQLLILLTETLLQQKKPYVFIADEPELSLHIEWQRNLVNSIRSLNPNAQIIFATHAPEIAANHPKKLINMQNATTYVE, encoded by the coding sequence ATGAAAAATATTATCAAATCCGTTAGCATACGGGGGTTATGGGATGTGAAGCATATTCGCATAGATTTTTTTGAGGATGTGAATATTCTCATAGGTGGAAATGGATCTGGTAAAACGACTTTTTTGCGTATAGTTGAGGCTTTGCTGAATTTGGATTTGGGCGCAATTGATGATATAGTTTTTTCCGAAGTTGAAATAACTATTCATGATGAAGAGGAAAAAACAATAATGATCCAGCGTATAATGGATGATTTAGTAACACCATCATATCGTTATATTTTCCCTGATGGAGAGGTTATAGATATGAGATCAGATGGTAGGTTCTTTTTTCGTGCAAGGTCTACTTCGCGAAATTTGTACCAACATCTTAGGGAAAGACTTGAAGAATTGGTTAATGTATCTTGGTTGTCAATTAACAGAATCAGTGAGAATTCTGAAAAACCTGATAGAAAGCTTCTTGATACCAATAGAACCGATGTGGATTTAAAGCTGAATCTTTTAATGACTCAGATTGTCTCTTATCGTTTGCAACTTGAAACAAAGGTAAATGAACGAACAAGAAAATTTAATGAAGAAATCGTTTCTATGATGTTGTACAATAAAGCATATGATAATATTCCTACATATGAACAATTTCAGACATTAAAAGGGTATACTACTGAGAATATTGTAACAGAGTTACATCGGGTTTTTAGCTATTTTGGTGACGCTAGAATGCATACGCAAGATATTAAAGTACATGCTGAGAGAATTAAAGACGTTATAAATAAGATTGATAATAGAGATGATTCTTTGTCTGCAGAAGAGATGTTGTCTATTTCTTTGATGAATAGAACTGCTGCGATTCTAAAATTATCAGCAGAATATCAAACAGAACGTGCGCAGATTTTAGAGCCAATTAAAATGTATGTTGATATTGTTGAACAATATTTTAAGGATAAGCATATTGAGTTCGATTCTATGTCAAGTCGTCTAATCCCAATTGTTAAGATAGGAAACAAAAATGAGCGTAGCTTGGATATGAATGCGTTATCATCTGGTGAGAAGCAGTTGTTGATTCTTTTGACAGAGACACTTCTGCAACAGAAGAAACCTTATGTATTCATTGCTGATGAACCTGAGTTGTCTCTTCATATAGAATGGCAAAGGAACCTTGTGAATAGTATAAGAAGTTTAAATCCTAACGCTCAAATTATTTTTGCTACCCACGCTCCGGAAATTGCTGCTAATCATCCGAAGAAGTTAATTAATATGCAAAACGCAACAACTTATGTCGAATAA
- a CDS encoding CDP-glycerol glycerophosphotransferase family protein gives MKSLAYKIVNKLVNKLNSFCNREEYPSDEAVITLFEKRDLSRVYERIRHKKQINVAFFCMSVPMFKYEEVFRIMQEDPYFNPIFFIAPRKGNIKNLLNEVSAMEMYCKDNRFPYVKLKNKYLNIGQDVSIYNIDIAFYSQPYTRICCKEYYYDKLKDSLLCYTPYGYLISYTKHNYLSVLNLIAWKNFMPTSVSVRVAKEFNPSYNNLYYLGYTGYDSYCKCKEYHWKSSNKKHVIWAPHHSIASKGWLHLSCFLDIYEYMIDLVKKYEKEIEFVFKPHPHLYPALCQEWGQQKADDYYNRWRSMPNTSINEGNAYEIFKSSDALIHDCGSFLLDYMFTKKPCLYIAFSGKLNVETAEDGTDAYNAHYHAYKKVDIEKFLQDIVCDGKDDMMTIREAVLNKYIKPENGYSASRNIVNNIKDSLQLN, from the coding sequence ATGAAATCGCTTGCCTATAAGATTGTTAACAAACTTGTTAATAAATTGAATTCCTTCTGCAATAGAGAAGAATATCCTTCTGACGAAGCTGTCATAACTCTTTTTGAAAAGAGAGATTTATCTAGAGTATATGAAAGGATTCGTCATAAAAAACAAATTAATGTGGCATTCTTCTGTATGTCCGTACCTATGTTTAAATATGAAGAGGTATTTCGAATTATGCAAGAAGACCCATATTTTAATCCTATTTTCTTTATAGCACCACGAAAGGGTAATATAAAAAATCTTCTAAATGAAGTGTCTGCTATGGAAATGTATTGTAAGGATAATAGATTCCCTTATGTTAAACTAAAAAATAAATATTTGAACATAGGTCAAGATGTTTCAATATACAATATTGACATCGCCTTCTACTCACAACCATATACAAGGATATGCTGCAAGGAGTACTATTATGACAAACTCAAGGATTCTCTATTGTGCTATACTCCATATGGGTACTTGATTTCTTATACTAAGCATAATTATTTATCTGTACTTAATTTAATTGCATGGAAAAATTTTATGCCAACTTCAGTTTCTGTTAGGGTTGCTAAAGAGTTCAATCCAAGTTATAACAATTTGTATTACTTGGGATATACAGGGTATGATTCATATTGCAAATGCAAAGAATATCACTGGAAAAGCTCAAACAAAAAACATGTAATATGGGCGCCTCACCATTCAATAGCTTCTAAAGGGTGGCTTCATTTGTCTTGTTTTCTTGATATATACGAATATATGATCGATTTGGTTAAAAAATATGAGAAAGAGATAGAATTTGTATTCAAACCCCATCCTCATTTATACCCTGCTTTATGTCAAGAATGGGGGCAACAAAAAGCCGATGATTATTATAATCGTTGGAGGTCAATGCCAAACACTTCTATAAATGAAGGGAATGCGTATGAAATTTTTAAAAGTTCAGATGCTTTAATACACGATTGCGGTTCTTTTTTACTTGACTATATGTTTACTAAAAAGCCTTGTCTATATATCGCTTTTTCAGGAAAATTAAATGTGGAAACAGCGGAAGATGGCACCGATGCCTATAATGCCCACTATCATGCTTATAAAAAAGTGGATATAGAGAAATTTTTACAAGATATTGTTTGTGATGGTAAAGACGATATGATGACAATTCGTGAAGCGGTTCTAAATAAGTATATTAAACCAGAAAATGGATATTCAGCTTCGAGAAATATTGTCAATAATATCAAGGACAGCCTACAATTAAATTGA
- a CDS encoding glycerophosphodiester phosphodiesterase family protein, with protein MIIRKSLKEMYIIFLWLSKRFTFTLHKVTSLFISKVCPPLSNGGTPSDIFYKKQYVAHGRFESCEYPNNSLSLYDYLINEGFKIVECDVMFTKDNVPVLCHDDNLLNFAKDDFGNSVNIKIDSIDFSEIIKYNFSITDKRTIKVTTLEELLSLCKENSICIELDLEKKFLGRRKYKILYELVKRYQMLNMVIWEVSPSDFYSISSIDNSLIYQIDHTWSFAKLDELKKKKKVASLIISSEWFPGFVDKDYKAIIEYGKSLGFIMKCATINEKSEADKMFCQGVDLITTDKLNMNSNKKNRILMDSEITKKSGKKVLTVGVYDMIHIGHVNLFKRAQALGDSLTVAVQKSEVVLKYKPQAKLVYSTEERMYMVKSIRFVDDVITYEGVDEIVKVADFDIFVTGPDQIHSGFQDAIKWCKNHGKEHVVLGRTEGISSSWLKEQIKQM; from the coding sequence ATGATAATAAGGAAATCTTTAAAAGAAATGTATATAATCTTTTTATGGTTGTCTAAAAGATTTACATTTACTCTTCATAAAGTAACATCTCTTTTTATATCTAAAGTATGTCCACCTCTAAGTAATGGCGGAACACCATCAGATATTTTTTATAAGAAACAGTACGTTGCACATGGAAGATTTGAGAGTTGTGAGTACCCAAATAATTCTCTGTCTTTATATGACTATTTAATAAATGAAGGTTTTAAAATTGTTGAATGTGATGTAATGTTTACAAAAGACAATGTGCCAGTATTATGTCATGATGATAATCTTCTCAATTTTGCTAAAGATGACTTTGGTAATTCTGTTAATATTAAGATCGATTCTATAGATTTTTCAGAAATTATAAAATATAATTTTAGCATAACAGATAAAAGGACGATTAAAGTAACAACACTCGAAGAATTGTTATCGTTGTGTAAAGAGAACTCAATATGTATAGAACTAGATCTTGAGAAGAAGTTTCTTGGTAGACGAAAATATAAAATTCTTTATGAGCTGGTGAAAAGATACCAAATGCTCAATATGGTTATTTGGGAAGTGTCACCTTCTGATTTCTATTCTATATCATCGATTGATAACAGTCTTATCTATCAGATAGACCATACATGGAGTTTTGCTAAATTAGATGAATTAAAAAAGAAAAAGAAAGTAGCCTCTTTAATTATTTCCTCAGAGTGGTTTCCTGGTTTTGTTGATAAAGACTATAAAGCTATTATTGAGTATGGAAAATCTCTAGGGTTCATAATGAAATGTGCTACAATTAATGAAAAAAGTGAAGCAGACAAGATGTTCTGTCAAGGAGTTGATTTAATAACAACAGATAAATTAAATATGAATAGTAATAAAAAAAATAGAATCCTGATGGATTCTGAAATTACAAAAAAAAGTGGCAAAAAAGTATTAACTGTTGGCGTTTATGACATGATTCATATAGGTCATGTTAATTTGTTTAAGAGAGCACAAGCACTGGGTGATTCATTGACGGTTGCTGTACAAAAATCGGAAGTGGTTCTGAAGTATAAGCCGCAAGCGAAGCTTGTGTATTCGACAGAAGAACGTATGTATATGGTAAAATCGATTAGGTTTGTAGATGACGTTATTACATACGAAGGCGTCGATGAAATTGTAAAAGTCGCAGATTTTGATATTTTTGTTACGGGACCAGACCAGATACACTCAGGCTTCCAGGATGCAATCAAATGGTGTAAAAATCACGGAAAGGAACATGTAGTTCTTGGGCGAACGGAGGGTATAAGTTCTTCTTGGCTTAAAGAACAGATTAAACAAATGTAG
- a CDS encoding DUF6371 domain-containing protein encodes MKLKDLFKDSLRNLGLYMPTPPLWVRSLSARSCFCRAVVANGMLTKRQMVHASLRYRLGRSKNDAVIYWQIDQMGRVHDGKLMWYGADCHRLKNRNATWAMYLLKKHFKLPQGSFQSNHVFFGLHLVREPCTVCIVEAEKSAVILSELYPQYVWLAAGGLFELQPQKFWALQHCQIILLPDTDEELRAYTQWYGVAQQVMQSFLWPKQNRIYVSDFLERHASADQKRRKIDLVDYIQEST; translated from the coding sequence ATGAAGTTGAAAGATCTATTTAAAGACTCGCTCAGAAACCTCGGCCTGTATATGCCAACGCCACCTTTATGGGTGCGGTCGTTATCGGCCAGGAGCTGCTTTTGCCGGGCGGTGGTTGCCAACGGGATGCTTACCAAGCGGCAGATGGTGCATGCATCACTGCGCTATCGGTTAGGCCGATCGAAGAATGATGCCGTCATCTACTGGCAGATCGACCAGATGGGCCGGGTGCATGATGGGAAGTTGATGTGGTATGGTGCCGACTGCCATCGGTTGAAGAACCGCAATGCCACGTGGGCGATGTATCTGCTGAAGAAGCACTTCAAGCTGCCACAGGGCAGTTTTCAGAGCAATCACGTTTTCTTCGGTTTGCATCTGGTTCGGGAACCATGCACGGTTTGTATCGTAGAGGCCGAGAAATCGGCGGTTATCTTATCGGAGCTGTATCCGCAGTATGTGTGGCTGGCGGCAGGCGGACTGTTTGAGTTGCAGCCTCAGAAGTTCTGGGCCTTGCAGCACTGCCAGATTATCTTGTTGCCTGATACCGATGAGGAGCTGAGAGCTTACACACAGTGGTACGGAGTGGCGCAGCAGGTAATGCAATCGTTTTTATGGCCTAAACAGAACCGTATCTACGTATCCGACTTTTTAGAGCGCCATGCCTCGGCCGACCAGAAACGGCGGAAAATCGACCTTGTGGATTATATCCAGGAATCAACTTAG
- a CDS encoding AAA family ATPase, giving the protein MDPITNELAHAGEQPSVTPEILELENNRITSTKVLAPMEFLFSLFNEPCFPRRELVAFTGRAKSGKTFVMSMLMVLCVMAEVLSFRRLTESKLRLLWYDTEQSDNSTQDILKNRIMPLYERVNKNGAPFPEDMFDIFNVRNLDREKREAYLIAAINYYKPDLVILDGIRDLVGDINDGTVAQELIEKLMHVAQEKDCCIVCVLHQNKSGESRDPRGWLGTELLNKAFDVFATEKLMPQRIFKLEQLYTRKYDIEQDLYFTVGDDGLPCITEAPPMAYQSLQDDDEQERPPLNGDYIVRHLDGSWEMDVQRLFTDAFQGHDSLTGAALRYAVMNLGQIATRNLYIKCLNKAMSLDMMLKSHDNQNHVIYRLKSAPPVKPVAEQIEIW; this is encoded by the coding sequence ATGGACCCAATAACTAATGAACTGGCTCATGCCGGCGAACAACCCAGCGTTACACCAGAGATTCTGGAACTGGAGAATAATCGTATCACCTCTACTAAAGTACTGGCTCCTATGGAGTTCCTGTTTTCGCTGTTTAACGAACCTTGTTTTCCACGACGTGAGCTAGTGGCCTTTACTGGTCGCGCCAAGAGCGGTAAGACATTCGTGATGTCGATGCTGATGGTGCTTTGTGTGATGGCAGAAGTCTTGTCTTTCCGTAGGCTTACGGAGAGCAAGCTTCGGCTTTTATGGTACGACACGGAACAGAGTGACAACTCTACTCAGGACATCCTGAAAAACCGTATCATGCCCCTTTATGAGCGTGTCAACAAAAATGGGGCTCCTTTCCCCGAGGATATGTTTGACATTTTCAATGTTCGTAATCTGGATCGAGAGAAGCGCGAGGCCTATCTCATTGCTGCTATCAATTACTACAAACCCGACTTAGTGATTCTGGACGGTATCCGCGACTTGGTGGGCGACATCAACGACGGCACGGTGGCACAGGAGCTCATCGAAAAACTGATGCACGTGGCTCAGGAAAAAGATTGCTGTATTGTATGTGTGCTGCACCAGAACAAGAGTGGCGAGAGTCGCGACCCGCGAGGCTGGTTAGGAACCGAGCTGCTGAACAAGGCCTTCGACGTGTTTGCTACCGAGAAACTGATGCCGCAGCGTATCTTTAAGCTTGAACAGCTTTACACCCGCAAGTACGATATCGAGCAGGATCTGTATTTCACTGTGGGCGATGATGGATTGCCTTGCATTACCGAGGCGCCTCCTATGGCCTATCAATCGCTGCAGGATGATGATGAGCAGGAGCGCCCACCACTTAACGGCGATTACATAGTGCGACACCTAGACGGTAGCTGGGAGATGGATGTGCAACGTTTGTTTACCGATGCCTTCCAAGGCCATGATTCGCTTACTGGGGCTGCACTGCGCTATGCGGTGATGAACTTAGGTCAGATAGCCACTCGCAATCTCTACATCAAATGCCTTAACAAGGCCATGAGTCTGGATATGATGTTGAAGAGCCACGACAACCAAAATCATGTGATTTATCGACTTAAATCAGCTCCACCTGTAAAGCCTGTTGCAGAACAGATTGAGATATGGTAA
- a CDS encoding mannose-1-phosphate guanylyltransferase, with protein sequence MNTHIVIMAGGVGSRFWPLSTPELPKQFIDILGCGRTLIQLTVDRFKGICSMQNFWVVTNAKYVDIVKQQLPDIPADHILAEPAARNTAPCIAWACWSIKQVDPTANVVVTPADAVVMNPEEFRRVITNALAFTAKKNAIVTIGIKPSRPETGYGYVETSAVVDNEICVVNAFKEKPDHDTAEKYLQAGNFLWNAGIFVWNIETITNCITKYKPNIAADMEIITTTGDVANIFPQCEKISIDFAVMEPAAADELVYTHPADFGWSDLGNWASLHDKLQKDDNNNGAVGNVKLYECNNCVVHAEDAKKVVLQGLDGYIFSEKNGQILLCKRSEEQRIREFSAE encoded by the coding sequence ATGAATACTCACATCGTAATCATGGCTGGTGGCGTTGGTAGTCGCTTTTGGCCTTTGAGTACACCAGAGCTGCCCAAGCAGTTTATTGATATACTTGGTTGTGGTCGCACCCTTATTCAATTAACGGTTGACCGATTCAAAGGCATCTGCTCTATGCAGAACTTCTGGGTGGTAACAAATGCCAAATACGTTGATATCGTTAAACAGCAACTGCCCGATATTCCTGCTGATCATATTTTGGCAGAGCCGGCAGCTCGTAATACCGCCCCTTGCATTGCGTGGGCTTGTTGGAGCATTAAACAGGTAGATCCTACAGCTAATGTGGTTGTAACCCCAGCCGATGCAGTGGTAATGAATCCAGAGGAGTTCCGACGTGTAATAACAAATGCTTTGGCATTCACTGCCAAGAAGAATGCCATCGTAACTATTGGCATCAAGCCCTCACGACCCGAAACAGGCTATGGCTATGTTGAAACTTCTGCGGTCGTTGACAACGAAATCTGTGTTGTGAATGCTTTTAAAGAAAAGCCAGACCATGATACAGCCGAGAAATATTTGCAGGCAGGCAATTTTCTTTGGAATGCAGGCATCTTTGTATGGAATATCGAAACCATTACCAATTGTATTACCAAATATAAGCCTAACATTGCTGCCGACATGGAAATAATTACAACTACAGGCGATGTCGCAAACATATTTCCACAGTGCGAAAAGATCTCTATCGACTTTGCAGTAATGGAACCTGCTGCTGCCGATGAATTGGTATATACCCATCCTGCAGATTTCGGCTGGAGCGACCTTGGCAACTGGGCCTCATTGCATGATAAACTGCAGAAGGATGATAATAACAACGGAGCAGTTGGCAATGTAAAGCTATACGAGTGCAATAATTGTGTAGTTCATGCCGAAGATGCCAAGAAAGTGGTGCTCCAAGGACTTGATGGCTATATCTTCAGCGAGAAGAATGGCCAGATACTCCTTTGCAAACGTAGTGAGGAACAAAGAATCAGAGAGTTTTCTGCAGAATAA
- a CDS encoding lipopolysaccharide biosynthesis protein, whose amino-acid sequence MGENSNTRRLAKNTLLLYFRMFLLMFIGLFTSRIILQVLGVEDFGIYNVVSGFVVMFSILSGSLANAISRFFQVSIGSCDLNRLKNLFSISVNAQMGMSILVLILAELIGYWFLNYKMNVDPARINAAFWVLHCSIIASIIGLISVPYNSLIIAHEKMSAFAYISILEALLRLLITYSLYISPFDKLKTYSVLLLIVALLVRIVYGHYCTKHFDECKYQFSIDIPLLKEMLSFVGWNFMGNGMVYINNQGINLLINVYFGVAVNAARGIAVQVNNVIQQFVTNFVMAAQPQITKSYASGEINSSFNLTCMSSKFAFFLTFVLAFPIMAETDIILKIWLKNPPDQSVPFVRWTIAASLTTVISNILYYIQMAHGDIKKYQIITSAVNSLLFPLSWFAFYHGMPAITCFVIAFVISFSLIFVRFYVVNDKTGFPFKEYIIDVVIRCFFTTGVVAIIPISIRYMVGESITRLVINCVACFFTSILAIYIIGLNTIERKTVLLYLRRNITSKLTRFLNFSQK is encoded by the coding sequence ATGGGTGAAAATTCTAACACTAGGAGATTAGCCAAAAACACCCTTTTGCTATACTTTAGGATGTTCCTGTTGATGTTTATTGGCTTGTTTACGAGTAGAATTATTTTACAAGTACTTGGGGTGGAGGATTTCGGAATATATAACGTGGTCAGTGGTTTTGTTGTTATGTTTTCAATTCTATCGGGCTCGTTAGCAAATGCGATAAGCAGGTTTTTCCAAGTCTCAATAGGAAGTTGTGATTTAAATCGACTTAAAAACTTGTTTTCTATTAGTGTTAATGCTCAAATGGGAATGTCAATATTAGTTCTAATACTTGCGGAATTAATAGGATATTGGTTTTTAAACTATAAGATGAATGTAGATCCTGCCAGAATAAATGCGGCATTCTGGGTTTTACATTGCTCCATTATTGCTTCTATTATTGGACTAATAAGTGTTCCGTATAATTCGTTAATAATAGCGCATGAAAAGATGTCCGCATTCGCTTACATTTCGATATTAGAAGCATTATTAAGATTACTTATCACATACTCTTTATACATATCACCTTTCGATAAATTAAAAACATATTCTGTTCTTCTTCTAATTGTAGCCTTGTTAGTTCGTATAGTATATGGACATTATTGTACTAAGCATTTTGATGAATGCAAATACCAGTTTTCGATAGATATACCACTTTTAAAAGAAATGTTATCTTTCGTAGGATGGAATTTTATGGGAAACGGTATGGTATATATTAATAATCAAGGAATTAATCTACTCATCAATGTATATTTCGGAGTTGCCGTGAACGCTGCACGCGGTATAGCGGTGCAAGTGAATAACGTAATACAACAATTTGTTACGAACTTTGTGATGGCGGCACAACCTCAGATAACGAAGTCATACGCCTCTGGAGAAATAAATTCATCATTCAATCTAACATGCATGAGTTCTAAATTTGCTTTTTTTTTAACATTTGTACTCGCGTTTCCGATTATGGCAGAAACGGATATAATTTTGAAAATATGGCTAAAAAACCCACCTGATCAATCTGTGCCGTTCGTACGCTGGACTATAGCAGCAAGTTTAACAACTGTGATATCCAATATTTTGTACTATATACAGATGGCACATGGGGATATAAAAAAATACCAAATAATAACGTCTGCGGTAAACAGTTTGTTGTTCCCACTATCATGGTTCGCATTTTATCATGGAATGCCGGCGATAACCTGCTTTGTTATTGCTTTTGTCATATCATTTTCTCTAATATTTGTGAGGTTTTATGTTGTTAATGATAAAACGGGATTTCCTTTTAAGGAGTACATCATTGACGTTGTTATAAGATGTTTTTTTACAACAGGCGTTGTAGCTATTATCCCAATATCTATACGTTATATGGTAGGGGAAAGTATTACAAGGTTAGTGATCAATTGTGTTGCATGTTTTTTTACTAGCATTCTTGCTATATATATAATCGGCCTCAATACAATCGAAAGAAAGACAGTTTTGTTATATTTAAGAAGAAATATTACTAGTAAGTTGACGCGATTCCTGAATTTTTCGCAGAAATAA
- a CDS encoding DUF4435 domain-containing protein produces MSNNEGFSLSIPAQNIEARFYNKIGIVYVEGDDDIVFWAQYFDNNLFEIRKVDGCKNLEDYENDILNHGLKCIVAKDSDYSSYTGNIKNHPLIVCTLSHSIECVMYCPYNVNACLKKLARSLEDHIDEILQCYDEFFNEAKEMVIYDIANNVFGIGCSVCGDSCIPILESDHSVKISVSKRDKIINSISPYFTKDQIDKARLLINNDSRNLRQITKGHFQTSFVLNVLKKMSSKINGNKVPSISKDSLFALLVNCYAGCGVDCEERKVVRQKVVDAIAALK; encoded by the coding sequence ATGTCGAATAACGAAGGCTTTAGTCTATCAATACCTGCACAGAATATTGAGGCTCGTTTTTATAACAAGATTGGCATAGTTTACGTAGAAGGGGATGATGATATAGTATTTTGGGCTCAGTATTTTGATAATAATTTATTTGAGATAAGGAAAGTTGATGGTTGTAAGAATCTTGAAGATTATGAAAATGATATATTAAATCATGGTTTAAAATGTATTGTTGCTAAAGATTCTGATTACTCATCATATACAGGGAATATTAAAAATCATCCATTGATTGTTTGTACATTGAGCCATTCTATAGAATGTGTAATGTATTGTCCTTATAATGTAAATGCGTGCTTAAAAAAACTTGCTCGATCATTGGAAGACCACATAGATGAGATCCTTCAATGCTATGATGAATTTTTCAATGAGGCTAAGGAAATGGTTATATATGACATAGCAAATAATGTATTTGGCATTGGGTGCTCTGTATGTGGTGATTCTTGTATACCTATTTTGGAGTCAGATCACTCGGTAAAAATTTCTGTAAGCAAAAGAGATAAAATAATTAATTCAATATCGCCATACTTTACAAAAGATCAAATCGATAAAGCAAGGTTATTGATAAATAATGATAGTAGAAATCTGAGGCAAATTACAAAAGGTCATTTCCAAACATCTTTTGTGCTAAATGTTCTAAAAAAAATGTCTTCCAAAATTAATGGAAATAAAGTTCCTTCCATTTCTAAGGATAGTTTATTTGCCTTGTTAGTTAATTGTTATGCTGGATGTGGCGTTGATTGTGAGGAGAGAAAAGTAGTACGTCAAAAGGTTGTAGATGCTATTGCTGCATTAAAATGA